A window of the Lactobacillus gasseri ATCC 33323 = JCM 1131 genome harbors these coding sequences:
- a CDS encoding gamma-glutamyl-gamma-aminobutyrate hydrolase family protein, which produces MKPIIGISGSVIIDDGGIFPGYRRSYVNEDYVDSVIQNGGIPYIIPFNENEEVIKEQLLNVQGLILSGGHDVDPHNYKEEPEQKLGDIWPQRDQFDMLLLKLAEENGIPVLGICRGAQIINVYHGGTLYQDLSYRKVKTLKHNQGQTPTLLTHTVETVAGTKIAELLGKEKIQTNSFHHQLIKDVAPDFKVSARCVDGVVEAIENKDASVIAVQWHPEMLHRVVSYQNNLFKYIIDNAKKE; this is translated from the coding sequence ATGAAACCGATAATTGGTATTTCTGGTTCTGTAATTATCGATGATGGCGGTATTTTTCCTGGCTATCGTCGTAGTTATGTTAATGAAGATTACGTTGATTCTGTGATCCAAAATGGCGGAATTCCTTATATTATTCCCTTTAATGAAAATGAAGAGGTGATTAAGGAACAGCTTTTAAATGTGCAAGGGCTAATTTTGTCTGGTGGACATGATGTTGATCCTCATAATTATAAGGAAGAACCAGAACAAAAATTAGGGGATATTTGGCCTCAACGAGATCAATTTGACATGCTTTTGTTGAAGTTAGCTGAAGAAAATGGAATTCCGGTTTTAGGAATTTGTCGTGGAGCGCAAATAATAAATGTGTATCACGGGGGAACGCTGTACCAAGACTTAAGCTATAGAAAAGTGAAAACATTAAAACACAATCAAGGACAAACACCAACTTTACTTACTCATACTGTTGAAACAGTTGCAGGAACTAAAATTGCAGAATTATTGGGAAAAGAAAAAATACAGACAAATTCTTTTCACCATCAATTAATTAAAGATGTTGCACCTGATTTTAAGGTTTCAGCTCGTTGTGTCGATGGAGTAGTAGAGGCAATTGAAAATAAAGATGCTTCAGTGATTGCTGTTCAGTGGCATCCTGAAATGCTCCATCGAGTTGTTTCTTATCAAAATAATTTATTTAAATATATTATTGATAATGCGAAAAAAGAGTAG
- a CDS encoding amino acid permease, translating to MENKKNHPPKLKRSMTAGQMEMISLGGAIGVGLFMGSTSTIKWTGPSVLLAYMFVELILYIVMRALGEMLYVSPGTGSFADYATEYISPLAGYLAEWANVFQYIVVGISEVVAATEYLKFWWPQVNVFWSGIIIIALLLLANLASAKAYGALEFWFAMIKVVTIILMIILGLFVILLGVGNHGKPLGFSNLWSHSGFFTGGVKGFFFSMAIIAGSYEGIELIGISAGEVANPQEAIVKSVKSVLWRILIFYVGAIFVIVTIYPWNQLSNIGSPFVETFTKVGITAAAGIINFVVLTAALSGANSGIYSSSRMLFKLSHEGEAPKIFGKLSKHIVPDRAIIGITVGILVGFVLNLIVSTMNKSMGELFVIVYSSSVLPGMVAWFVILIAELKFRKSNTHLMDKHPFKLPLYPYSNYFAFMMLLIIVIFMFINPETRVSVTVGAGVLVLAAIVYAIKHRKKK from the coding sequence ATGGAAAATAAGAAAAATCATCCTCCTAAATTAAAAAGATCCATGACTGCAGGCCAAATGGAAATGATTTCTCTCGGCGGGGCAATTGGTGTAGGCTTGTTCATGGGATCCACCTCTACAATAAAATGGACAGGACCTTCAGTTTTATTAGCGTATATGTTTGTTGAATTGATTTTATATATTGTAATGCGGGCACTTGGTGAGATGCTCTATGTTAGTCCTGGAACTGGTTCATTTGCTGATTATGCTACAGAATATATTTCTCCTCTAGCAGGATATTTGGCAGAATGGGCTAACGTTTTTCAGTACATTGTCGTTGGCATTTCTGAAGTTGTTGCTGCTACAGAATACTTAAAATTCTGGTGGCCTCAAGTTAATGTGTTTTGGTCAGGAATCATTATTATTGCACTTTTACTATTAGCAAACTTAGCTAGTGCTAAAGCATATGGGGCTCTAGAATTTTGGTTTGCAATGATTAAAGTAGTAACAATTATACTAATGATTATTTTGGGATTGTTTGTAATTTTACTTGGTGTAGGTAATCATGGAAAACCACTCGGTTTTAGCAACTTATGGTCGCATAGTGGATTCTTTACAGGTGGAGTAAAAGGATTCTTCTTTTCAATGGCAATTATTGCAGGTTCTTATGAAGGAATAGAGTTAATTGGTATTTCAGCTGGAGAAGTTGCTAATCCACAAGAAGCAATCGTAAAAAGTGTAAAGTCTGTTTTATGGCGTATATTGATTTTCTATGTTGGAGCGATTTTTGTTATTGTTACCATTTATCCATGGAATCAGCTAAGTAATATTGGTTCACCATTTGTAGAAACTTTTACTAAGGTAGGAATTACAGCCGCGGCAGGTATTATCAACTTTGTTGTATTAACAGCAGCCTTATCGGGTGCAAATTCTGGAATCTATTCTTCGAGTAGAATGCTATTTAAATTGTCTCATGAAGGAGAAGCGCCAAAGATATTTGGTAAGCTATCGAAGCATATTGTTCCTGATCGTGCAATTATTGGTATTACTGTTGGCATTTTGGTCGGTTTCGTTTTAAACTTGATTGTTTCAACAATGAATAAATCAATGGGAGAGCTATTTGTCATTGTCTATAGTTCCTCTGTTTTGCCAGGGATGGTGGCATGGTTTGTAATTTTGATTGCTGAATTAAAATTTAGAAAAAGCAACACTCATTTGATGGATAAGCATCCGTTTAAGCTACCGTTATACCCATATTCAAATTATTTTGCTTTTATGATGTTGCTAATAATCGTGATTTTTATGTTTATTAATCCAGAAACTAGAGTTTCTGTTACTGTAGGCGCAGGTGTCCTAGTATTAGCAGCAATTGTGTATGCAATTAAGCACCGCAAGAAAAAATAA
- a CDS encoding amino acid permease, producing MENKKSMPKLKRSMTAGQMEMISLGGAIGVGLFMGSTSTIKWTGPSVLLAYMFVGLILYIVMRALGEMLYVNPGTGSFADYATEYVHPLAGYLAEWANVFEYIVVGMSEVVAATEYLKFWWPKVNVFWSGIIIILFLVLANLASAKAYASLEFWFAMIKVVTIILMIILGFIVIFFGVGNGGKPTGFSNLWSHGGFFTGGVKGFFFSMSIIVGSYEGIELLGISAGEVANPQEAIVKSVKSVLWRILIFYVGAIFVIVTIYPWNELSSIGSPFVTTFAKVGITAAASIINFVVLTAALSGANSGIYSSSRMLFKLAHDGDAPKTFGHISKRIVPNHAILGISGGILIGFVVNMIAATINKSTQDLFVIVFSSSVLPGMIPWFVILLAELKFRHNNQELLVDHPFKLPLYPISNYFAFLMLIVIVVFMLINPETRVSVLVGAAVLIIATIVYLIRHRKDGVDGK from the coding sequence ATGGAAAATAAAAAGTCAATGCCTAAGTTAAAGCGTTCTATGACTGCTGGTCAAATGGAAATGATATCTTTAGGTGGTGCAATTGGGGTCGGACTATTTATGGGATCCACCTCTACAATAAAATGGACGGGACCATCTGTTTTATTGGCGTATATGTTTGTCGGCTTAATTTTATACATTGTAATGCGTGCCTTAGGAGAAATGCTATATGTAAATCCAGGTACTGGTTCATTTGCTGATTATGCAACTGAATATGTGCATCCGTTAGCTGGCTATCTCGCAGAGTGGGCTAATGTATTTGAATATATTGTCGTTGGAATGTCTGAAGTAGTAGCAGCAACTGAATATTTGAAATTTTGGTGGCCTAAAGTTAATGTCTTTTGGTCGGGAATCATTATCATTTTATTTCTTGTTTTGGCAAATTTGGCAAGTGCTAAAGCGTACGCTTCTCTTGAATTTTGGTTTGCTATGATCAAAGTTGTAACTATTATTTTGATGATTATCTTGGGCTTCATTGTGATTTTCTTTGGAGTAGGTAATGGAGGAAAACCAACTGGCTTTAGTAATTTGTGGTCACATGGTGGCTTCTTTACAGGTGGAGTAAAAGGCTTTTTCTTTTCAATGTCAATTATCGTTGGTTCTTATGAAGGAATAGAGTTACTTGGAATTTCTGCTGGTGAAGTTGCTAATCCACAAGAGGCCATCGTAAAAAGCGTCAAATCTGTTTTATGGAGAATTCTAATTTTTTATGTTGGAGCAATTTTTGTCATTGTTACCATTTATCCATGGAATGAATTAAGTAGTATTGGATCACCTTTTGTAACTACGTTTGCCAAAGTAGGAATTACAGCAGCAGCAAGTATCATTAATTTTGTGGTTTTGACGGCTGCATTATCAGGTGCAAACTCTGGAATTTATTCATCTAGTCGAATGCTCTTTAAATTAGCTCATGATGGGGATGCACCCAAGACATTTGGACATATATCTAAGCGTATTGTTCCTAATCATGCAATTTTAGGTATTTCCGGGGGAATATTGATTGGATTTGTGGTAAATATGATCGCTGCTACAATTAATAAATCTACACAAGATTTATTTGTAATCGTGTTCTCATCCTCAGTGTTGCCAGGTATGATTCCATGGTTTGTAATTTTACTTGCAGAACTAAAATTTAGACATAATAATCAAGAGTTGCTGGTTGATCATCCGTTTAAGTTGCCACTATATCCCATTTCCAATTATTTTGCATTTTTAATGTTAATTGTTATTGTAGTATTTATGCTTATTAATCCAGAGACTCGAGTTTCTGTACTAGTTGGAGCAGCGGTATTGATTATAGCTACAATTGTCTATCTGATTCGTCATAGAAAGGATGGTGTTGATGGAAAATAA
- a CDS encoding DUF956 family protein — MVQSLNTKSEYVDTATWFRGIPTYGKVLVGDKGFEFYSDNNPNDYVQIPWNEVTVVVADVYFGGKYIPRFKICTKKNGSFIFAARHVKPTLRAIRKHVPANNMRRALTIWQKIKRNFTRN; from the coding sequence ATGGTTCAATCACTAAATACAAAATCAGAATATGTTGATACAGCGACTTGGTTTAGAGGAATTCCTACATATGGGAAAGTCCTAGTTGGTGACAAGGGGTTCGAATTCTATAGTGATAACAATCCTAATGATTATGTGCAAATTCCTTGGAACGAAGTAACTGTTGTAGTAGCAGATGTATATTTTGGTGGAAAATATATTCCACGATTTAAGATTTGTACTAAAAAAAATGGTAGTTTTATCTTTGCTGCAAGACATGTAAAGCCGACTTTGCGTGCTATTCGAAAGCATGTTCCGGCAAATAATATGAGAAGAGCTCTTACAATTTGGCAAAAGATCAAACGTAATTTTACACGAAATTAA
- a CDS encoding PTS system mannose/fructose/sorbose family transporter subunit IID gives MTETAKKKLTLSKSDRIKVWWRSTFLQGSWNYERMQNGGWAYSLIPALRKLYPEKKDLSLALKRHLEFFNTHPYLASPIIGVTLALEEDKANGADVDNTAIQGVKVGMMGPLAGVGDPVFWYTVRPIIGSLGASLALSGNILGPILFFVLWNVIRMAFLWYTQEMGYKAGTKITEDASGGLLQKITRGASMMGMFVIGALIERWVTINFKPVVSSGPLQKGAYIDWNALPKGAEGIHKALSEYNLGNGMALDKIKETTLQQNLDSLIPGLAALLLTFLCMWLLKKKVSPIVIIIGIFVVGILGHVIGLL, from the coding sequence ATGACTGAAACTGCAAAAAAGAAATTAACTTTAAGTAAATCAGATCGTATTAAGGTTTGGTGGCGTTCTACTTTCCTTCAGGGTTCATGGAACTACGAAAGAATGCAAAACGGTGGTTGGGCATACAGTTTAATCCCAGCCTTAAGAAAATTGTATCCAGAAAAGAAGGATTTATCTCTTGCATTAAAGAGACACCTGGAATTCTTTAACACACACCCTTACTTAGCATCACCTATTATTGGTGTTACTCTTGCCTTAGAAGAGGATAAGGCTAACGGTGCCGATGTTGATAACACTGCTATTCAAGGTGTTAAAGTTGGTATGATGGGTCCTTTAGCTGGTGTTGGTGACCCTGTATTCTGGTACACGGTTCGTCCTATTATTGGATCACTAGGTGCTTCACTTGCTTTGAGTGGAAATATCTTAGGTCCTATCCTATTCTTTGTATTATGGAATGTAATTCGTATGGCATTCTTATGGTACACTCAAGAAATGGGTTACAAAGCTGGTACTAAGATTACTGAAGATGCTTCAGGTGGTTTATTACAAAAGATCACTCGTGGTGCTTCAATGATGGGTATGTTTGTTATCGGTGCCTTAATTGAACGTTGGGTAACGATTAACTTTAAGCCAGTTGTTTCAAGTGGTCCACTTCAAAAGGGTGCTTACATCGATTGGAACGCTCTTCCAAAGGGTGCAGAAGGCATTCACAAAGCATTATCTGAATATAATTTAGGTAATGGTATGGCCTTAGATAAAATTAAGGAAACAACTTTGCAACAAAACTTAGATAGTTTGATTCCTGGTCTTGCTGCATTGCTATTAACTTTCTTATGTATGTGGCTACTAAAGAAGAAAGTTTCACCAATTGTTATTATTATTGGTATCTTCGTTGTTGGTATTTTAGGTCACGTAATTGGCTTACTATAA
- a CDS encoding PTS mannose/fructose/sorbose transporter subunit IIC gives MNAIQMILVVVVAFFAGMGGILDEFQFHQPLVACTLIGLVTGNLTIGIILGGSLQMIALGWANIGAAVAPDAALASVASTIILVQGGQGQKGIGTAIGIAIPLAVAGLFLTMLVRTISVAIVHIMDRKAEEANWKAIDRWQMIAVALQGLRIAIPAALLLAIPASVVRAGLNAMPAWLNEGMTIGGGMVVAVGYAMVINMMASREVWPFFIIGFCLAAVKELTLIALGGIGISLAIMYLALEGSKGGNNNNSNSGSGDPLGDILDDY, from the coding sequence ATGAATGCTATTCAGATGATTCTGGTAGTGGTCGTTGCCTTCTTTGCAGGTATGGGAGGAATTCTTGACGAATTCCAATTCCATCAACCTCTAGTGGCATGTACTTTAATTGGTTTAGTTACTGGTAACTTAACTATAGGTATTATTCTTGGCGGTTCACTACAAATGATTGCTTTAGGTTGGGCTAATATTGGTGCTGCTGTTGCGCCTGATGCTGCTTTAGCATCTGTTGCTTCAACTATTATTTTGGTACAAGGTGGACAAGGACAAAAGGGTATTGGTACTGCTATTGGTATTGCTATTCCATTGGCTGTTGCTGGTTTATTCTTGACTATGTTAGTTCGTACTATTTCAGTTGCTATTGTTCATATTATGGATAGAAAAGCAGAAGAAGCTAACTGGAAAGCTATTGATCGTTGGCAAATGATTGCTGTTGCTTTACAAGGCTTAAGAATTGCTATTCCAGCAGCTTTATTACTTGCCATTCCTGCTTCCGTTGTTCGTGCTGGTTTAAACGCAATGCCTGCTTGGTTAAATGAAGGTATGACCATCGGTGGTGGTATGGTTGTTGCCGTAGGTTACGCAATGGTTATTAATATGATGGCTAGTCGTGAAGTATGGCCATTCTTCATTATTGGTTTCTGTTTAGCAGCTGTTAAGGAATTAACTTTGATCGCTCTTGGTGGTATTGGTATTTCACTTGCTATTATGTACCTTGCTCTTGAAGGTTCTAAAGGTGGAAACAATAACAACTCTAATTCTGGTTCAGGCGACCCATTGGGCGACATCCTGGATGACTATTAA
- a CDS encoding PTS sugar transporter subunit IIB: protein MVGIVLASHGGFADGIFQSAEMIFGKQENLAHVILKPDEGPDDIRAKMEKAVASFDDQDQVLFLIDLWGGTPFNQANNLVKEHEDTWAIVSGMNLPMVIEALGQRMGSDNAHDIAKAIVKPGRDGIKTQPESLMPKETTEKSASNSDAQPQGAIPEGTVIGDGHIKYVLARIDSRLLHGQVATGWTKAMNPNRIIVVSDNVAKDKIRKTMIKEAAPAGVPANVVPIDKMLKVVKDPRFGNTKALILFENPEDALKAIEGGMDIKELNIGSMAYSDGKVNVNTVLAMDQKDIDTYKKLKDLGVKFDVRKVPSDGKQNMDELLEKAQKLVDEKK, encoded by the coding sequence ATGGTAGGAATTGTCCTAGCTAGTCACGGTGGCTTTGCTGATGGAATTTTTCAATCTGCTGAGATGATTTTTGGTAAACAAGAAAATCTTGCTCATGTGATTTTGAAGCCAGATGAAGGTCCTGATGATATTAGAGCTAAGATGGAAAAGGCGGTTGCTTCTTTTGATGATCAAGACCAAGTCTTGTTTTTGATCGATTTATGGGGAGGTACGCCATTTAACCAAGCAAATAATCTCGTTAAAGAGCATGAAGATACTTGGGCTATTGTTTCTGGTATGAACTTACCAATGGTTATTGAAGCTTTAGGTCAAAGAATGGGAAGTGATAATGCCCATGATATTGCCAAAGCTATTGTTAAGCCAGGTCGTGATGGAATTAAGACGCAACCTGAATCTCTTATGCCTAAAGAGACTACTGAAAAATCAGCTTCCAATTCTGATGCACAACCACAAGGTGCAATTCCAGAAGGTACTGTTATTGGTGATGGTCACATTAAATATGTTTTGGCTAGAATCGATTCACGTCTTCTTCATGGTCAAGTTGCAACTGGTTGGACTAAAGCAATGAATCCAAATCGGATTATTGTTGTTTCAGATAATGTTGCTAAGGATAAAATTCGTAAAACAATGATCAAGGAAGCCGCTCCAGCTGGTGTGCCTGCGAATGTTGTTCCAATCGATAAAATGCTTAAAGTAGTAAAAGATCCACGATTTGGAAATACTAAAGCATTAATTTTATTTGAAAATCCAGAAGATGCGCTTAAAGCTATTGAAGGTGGAATGGATATCAAAGAATTGAATATCGGTTCCATGGCTTACAGTGATGGTAAAGTTAATGTGAATACTGTTTTGGCAATGGACCAAAAAGATATTGACACATATAAGAAATTAAAAGATTTGGGCGTTAAATTTGATGTCCGTAAAGTTCCTTCTGACGGTAAACAAAATATGGATGAACTTTTGGAGAAAGCTCAAAAATTAGTTGATGAAAAGAAATAA
- a CDS encoding APC family permease, with protein MKNFFKKVPVNTFLKADSRLTRHLNARDLVALGIGAVIGTGIFILPGHEAAQHAGPAVAISFLLAAIVSGMVGMAYAEFSSAMPVAGSAYSFGSVIYGEIVGWIIGWGLLLEYFLAVSAEATGFASYFNNNILAPIGIHLPKALEAGPMEGGVINLSAVLIVLIVALILYQGANLSKRVENIAVIIKVAIIILFIAIGLFYIKAENYVPFYPKKFQTPPLGMGGISTAAATVFFAFIGFDALAANSAETKDPAKNVVKGIMGTVIIAVLLYVSFSLVLTGMVNYRQLNVDDPAAYALKVVGLTAWNKLITVGALVGIFTAMITMLLGGSRLLYALGRDGLLPDSMGSVHAKKMIPDHAVIVSTVVAAIFAGLVPLMELASLINAGTLIAFALISFGIIPLRHRKDIVNNGFKMPLYPVLPVISGLLSVYFIWMLPKMTKIMVGIWLIAGIVVYVTYGVKHSKLQK; from the coding sequence ATGAAAAATTTCTTTAAGAAAGTTCCAGTAAATACTTTTTTAAAAGCGGATTCTCGATTAACTAGACATTTAAATGCACGCGATCTAGTTGCACTGGGAATTGGAGCAGTTATTGGAACAGGTATTTTTATTTTACCTGGTCATGAAGCAGCTCAGCATGCTGGACCTGCTGTTGCAATCTCGTTTTTATTAGCGGCAATTGTTTCTGGTATGGTTGGAATGGCATATGCAGAGTTTTCTTCTGCCATGCCAGTAGCTGGATCTGCTTATTCTTTTGGCTCAGTGATTTACGGAGAAATTGTTGGCTGGATAATCGGATGGGGACTTCTACTAGAATATTTCTTGGCTGTCTCTGCCGAAGCAACAGGTTTTGCTTCTTATTTTAATAATAATATTTTAGCGCCAATTGGTATTCACTTGCCTAAGGCTCTTGAAGCGGGACCAATGGAAGGCGGAGTAATTAATCTTTCTGCAGTTTTGATTGTTTTAATTGTAGCTCTAATTTTATATCAAGGCGCTAATTTATCGAAGCGTGTAGAAAACATAGCAGTAATTATCAAGGTTGCGATTATCATTTTGTTTATTGCGATTGGACTGTTTTATATTAAGGCAGAAAATTATGTTCCTTTTTATCCGAAGAAATTTCAAACTCCTCCATTAGGAATGGGGGGAATTTCTACAGCAGCAGCGACAGTGTTCTTTGCCTTTATTGGCTTTGACGCTTTAGCAGCTAATAGTGCTGAAACTAAAGATCCTGCTAAAAATGTAGTTAAAGGAATTATGGGAACGGTAATTATTGCAGTATTACTTTATGTGAGTTTCTCTTTAGTTCTGACAGGGATGGTCAACTATAGGCAATTAAATGTTGACGATCCAGCAGCATATGCACTGAAAGTTGTTGGATTAACTGCCTGGAATAAGTTGATTACAGTTGGAGCATTAGTGGGGATTTTTACAGCAATGATTACAATGCTGCTGGGTGGATCAAGACTGCTCTATGCTTTGGGAAGAGATGGATTGCTGCCTGACTCCATGGGAAGCGTGCATGCTAAAAAGATGATTCCTGATCATGCTGTAATTGTTTCTACAGTAGTAGCAGCTATTTTTGCTGGATTAGTCCCATTGATGGAATTAGCGTCCTTAATAAATGCTGGTACTTTAATTGCTTTTGCTTTAATATCTTTTGGGATTATTCCGCTTCGTCATAGAAAAGATATTGTAAATAATGGATTCAAAATGCCACTTTATCCAGTTTTACCAGTCATATCTGGACTGTTGAGCGTATATTTCATCTGGATGCTACCAAAGATGACAAAAATTATGGTAGGAATTTGGCTAATAGCTGGAATAGTTGTATATGTAACGTATGGTGTAAAACATTCTAAGTTACAAAAATAG
- a CDS encoding ATP-dependent Clp protease ATP-binding subunit: protein MAYFDNGNYNFDDLFNELNRDFFNDGRMSNGQQPMRYSAGQAPQQGAQNGQQQKEKPIGVDLTEQAKKGKYDPVIGRTAVIDQVIEILSRRKKNNPVLTGPAGVGKTSVVEGLAQRIVDGDVPEKLKNAHIIELNINELVAGTSLRGSFEEKLKKIIDKAKGDKNVILFIDELHNIVGAGSTDSENNSGDAANILKPALASGEIRVIGATTTSEYQQIEKDPALARRFQPVQVPEPTIEDAVQILKGLAPRYEKYHNVKYDPEALKLAAELSNRYINDRHLPDKAIDLMDEAGAKKSLGMDQKDETSIKNKIHALEGKKAEAAKNEKYDEAAKLKKEIEDLKKDLKTAGKASELKVTPEDMYSLIQTKTGIPMSEINANEAQKNANLAADLKKVVIDQDKAIDIITDAIARKQVFKDSNRPTGSFLLTGPTGVGKTELAKQLAIKLFGKADALVRLDMSEYQDQMAVNKLIGSAPGYVGYGEGGQLTEKIRHQPYSLILLDEIEKANPQVFNALLQIMDDGRLTDAQGRTISFKDTIIIMTSNAGYSDKLLKGDDQDALRKALEVYFRPEFLNRLDAIVPFNSLTSEDMLKILDLYLAKMEKSLAKRNIKLHVTADAKKYLAKKGYDKEFGARPLRRVVEQDLETPAAKLIVSKPDTKEVKFTIDDKHLYLNGEVLEDVLLDKETREQEKKDAKEAEKADKKENK, encoded by the coding sequence ATGGCATACTTTGACAATGGAAACTACAATTTTGACGATTTGTTTAATGAATTAAACAGAGACTTTTTCAATGATGGAAGAATGTCTAATGGTCAACAACCAATGAGATATAGTGCTGGTCAAGCACCACAACAAGGAGCACAAAATGGCCAACAACAAAAGGAAAAGCCAATTGGTGTTGATTTAACTGAACAAGCTAAAAAGGGTAAATATGATCCTGTCATTGGACGTACAGCTGTTATTGACCAAGTTATTGAAATTTTAAGTAGACGTAAGAAGAACAATCCTGTTTTAACTGGACCTGCTGGTGTTGGTAAAACTTCAGTAGTTGAAGGTTTAGCTCAAAGAATCGTTGATGGAGACGTTCCTGAAAAACTTAAGAACGCCCACATCATTGAATTGAACATTAATGAGTTAGTTGCAGGTACTTCTCTTCGTGGTAGTTTTGAAGAAAAATTAAAGAAGATTATTGATAAAGCTAAAGGCGACAAGAACGTTATTCTCTTTATCGATGAATTACATAATATTGTTGGTGCAGGTTCTACTGATTCAGAAAACAATTCTGGGGATGCTGCTAACATTTTGAAGCCAGCATTAGCAAGTGGTGAAATTCGTGTAATTGGTGCAACTACTACTAGTGAATACCAACAAATCGAAAAGGATCCAGCTTTAGCTAGAAGATTCCAACCAGTTCAAGTACCAGAACCAACGATTGAAGATGCTGTTCAAATTTTGAAGGGCTTAGCTCCAAGATATGAGAAGTATCACAATGTAAAATACGATCCAGAAGCATTAAAGCTTGCTGCTGAACTTTCAAACCGTTACATCAATGATCGTCATTTGCCAGATAAGGCCATTGATTTAATGGATGAAGCTGGTGCTAAGAAGTCTTTAGGAATGGATCAAAAAGATGAAACTTCAATCAAAAATAAGATTCATGCCTTAGAAGGTAAAAAGGCAGAAGCAGCTAAAAATGAAAAATACGATGAAGCTGCTAAGCTTAAGAAAGAAATTGAAGATCTTAAGAAAGACCTTAAGACTGCAGGCAAAGCTAGTGAACTTAAAGTTACACCAGAAGATATGTACTCTTTGATTCAAACTAAGACTGGTATTCCAATGAGCGAAATTAATGCAAATGAAGCTCAAAAGAATGCTAACTTAGCTGCTGACTTGAAGAAAGTTGTTATTGACCAAGATAAGGCTATTGATATCATCACTGATGCAATTGCTCGTAAGCAAGTATTTAAGGATTCTAACCGCCCAACTGGTTCATTCTTACTTACTGGTCCTACTGGTGTTGGTAAGACTGAATTGGCTAAGCAATTAGCAATTAAGTTGTTCGGCAAGGCTGATGCTTTAGTACGTTTGGACATGTCAGAATACCAAGACCAAATGGCTGTTAACAAGTTAATTGGTTCAGCACCAGGTTATGTTGGTTATGGTGAAGGCGGACAATTAACTGAAAAGATTCGTCACCAACCATATTCATTGATCTTGCTTGACGAAATTGAAAAAGCAAACCCACAAGTCTTTAATGCCTTACTTCAAATTATGGATGATGGTCGTTTGACTGATGCACAAGGCAGAACAATTTCCTTCAAGGATACTATCATCATCATGACTTCAAACGCTGGATACTCTGATAAGTTACTCAAGGGCGATGATCAAGATGCTTTACGTAAGGCACTTGAAGTTTACTTCAGACCAGAATTCTTGAACCGTCTTGATGCAATTGTGCCATTCAATTCATTGACTAGTGAAGATATGCTTAAGATCTTAGACCTTTACTTAGCTAAGATGGAGAAGTCTCTTGCTAAGAGAAACATCAAACTTCACGTTACTGCTGATGCTAAGAAGTACTTGGCTAAGAAGGGATATGATAAAGAATTTGGTGCTCGTCCATTAAGAAGAGTTGTTGAACAAGATCTTGAAACCCCAGCTGCTAAGTTAATTGTTTCTAAGCCTGATACTAAGGAAGTTAAGTTCACCATTGACGATAAGCACTTATACTTAAATGGTGAAGTACTTGAAGATGTATTGCTTGATAAAGAAACACGCGAACAAGAAAAGAAAGACGCTAAAGAAGCTGAAAAGGCAGATAAAAAAGAAAATAAATAG